Proteins co-encoded in one Desulfitobacterium hafniense DCB-2 genomic window:
- a CDS encoding helix-turn-helix domain-containing protein: MTKGRKTTFDERVESVQYCIAHDHNYVETSEKYQVSYQQARNFTLKYEAYGVESLRDHRGKRKSQDNSKECCEEPYIKTGIYFVSGPNCTTLFM, encoded by the coding sequence ATGACCAAAGGAAGAAAAACCACGTTTGATGAACGGGTAGAAAGCGTGCAGTACTGTATTGCACATGATCATAATTACGTAGAAACATCTGAAAAATATCAAGTATCCTATCAACAGGCACGTAACTTTACCCTTAAATATGAAGCTTACGGAGTTGAATCATTAAGAGACCATCGGGGCAAGAGAAAGTCTCAGGATAATTCCAAAGAATGCTGTGAGGAACCGTACATCAAAACGGGAATATACTTCGTATCCGGCCCAAACTGTACCACCTTGTTCATGTAG
- a CDS encoding GNAT family N-acetyltransferase gives MLIRQGTVKDWPFMYELAKRVIPVNISPWRQQPMEETMKYRIKMLKNFWTWINQSGSKVFIAEMEQEKPAGFLVLYPNAVEELTGLPQGWVMDIAVLEDYRNHGIGRVLMEAAETYCREQGIEYLGLAVSSHNVQAVKLYQSLGFAEERKLMVKVLK, from the coding sequence ATGCTCATTCGCCAGGGAACGGTAAAGGACTGGCCATTTATGTATGAACTAGCCAAGAGGGTTATTCCGGTGAATATTTCACCATGGCGTCAGCAGCCCATGGAAGAGACCATGAAGTATCGGATCAAGATGCTGAAAAACTTCTGGACATGGATCAATCAAAGCGGCTCCAAGGTGTTTATTGCTGAGATGGAGCAAGAAAAGCCGGCAGGCTTTTTAGTTCTTTATCCCAATGCTGTGGAAGAGCTGACGGGATTACCTCAAGGATGGGTTATGGATATTGCGGTTCTCGAAGACTATCGCAACCATGGCATCGGCAGGGTTCTGATGGAGGCCGCAGAAACCTATTGCCGGGAGCAAGGGATTGAATATCTTGGTTTAGCAGTTAGTTCTCATAACGTCCAGGCCGTAAAATTATATCAGAGCCTTGGTTTTGCGGAAGAGCGGAAGCTCATGGTCAAGGTGCTTAAGTGA
- a CDS encoding helix-turn-helix domain-containing protein: protein MAFKHKYSYSEKEKIIIEYLNNTHGFRELCRIYGMSQGELKGWIRLYNAFGFEGLRTGSKARHYSSELKQAAVNDYLSGKLTAPEILKKYKISYK, encoded by the coding sequence ATGGCGTTTAAACACAAATACTCCTATTCAGAAAAAGAGAAAATTATTATTGAATATCTCAATAACACTCATGGTTTTCGGGAATTATGTCGCATATACGGAATGAGCCAAGGAGAGCTTAAAGGTTGGATTCGCTTATACAATGCCTTTGGATTTGAAGGATTAAGAACAGGCAGCAAGGCACGTCATTATTCATCTGAATTAAAGCAGGCGGCTGTTAATGATTACCTATCTGGAAAACTTACAGCTCCTGAAATACTGAAAAAATATAAAATCAGCTATAAATGA
- a CDS encoding Na/Pi cotransporter family protein has translation MTILLALTLGLAFLLYGMHILRYGLQAFAGDTFRNLLYQMTATPWRGFWSGTLATAVLQSSTALTVMAVSFVDSGLISFRNALGLILGSNIGTTVTTQLLALPLEPMIPYALLIGGLGYLFFPQRWRYLALSCLGLSFLFLALNLLESGMAPLVEVDWVQELLHQLGDHHFQGIIAGTLLSAVLHSSAATTGIVMILASDGCITLPTAIAFIFGANIGTCFTAVIASLATNRAAQRVALFHVLLNLFGALIFFPFLTPLALFLQWIGGPVSLQVANAHTLFNVLSSLIAMPFLPLAARLLERIR, from the coding sequence TTGACCATTCTCCTTGCCTTAACCCTGGGGCTTGCCTTTCTCCTTTATGGTATGCATATTCTGCGGTATGGGCTTCAAGCCTTTGCCGGAGACACCTTCCGCAATCTCCTCTATCAAATGACCGCCACCCCCTGGCGGGGCTTCTGGAGCGGAACCCTGGCGACAGCTGTACTCCAATCCAGCACGGCACTGACCGTTATGGCCGTCTCTTTTGTCGATTCCGGCCTTATTTCCTTTCGCAACGCTTTAGGGCTGATCTTAGGCAGCAATATAGGTACGACCGTGACCACCCAACTGCTGGCCCTGCCCCTGGAACCGATGATTCCCTACGCCCTTTTAATAGGTGGATTAGGCTACCTTTTTTTCCCCCAGCGCTGGCGCTATCTGGCCCTTTCCTGCCTGGGTTTAAGTTTTCTCTTTCTTGCCTTAAACCTTTTGGAAAGCGGTATGGCTCCTTTGGTTGAGGTAGATTGGGTGCAGGAATTACTCCATCAACTGGGAGATCATCATTTCCAGGGGATCATCGCCGGCACTCTGCTTTCTGCCGTCCTCCACTCCTCAGCCGCTACCACGGGAATCGTCATGATTCTCGCTTCTGACGGTTGTATTACCCTGCCTACAGCCATCGCCTTTATCTTCGGAGCCAATATCGGCACCTGCTTTACAGCCGTCATAGCCTCATTGGCCACTAACCGGGCGGCCCAGCGGGTAGCCCTCTTCCACGTCCTTTTAAACCTCTTCGGTGCACTTATTTTCTTTCCCTTCCTAACGCCACTCGCTCTTTTCCTGCAATGGATCGGGGGGCCTGTCAGTCTTCAGGTTGCCAATGCTCATACCCTTTTCAATGTGCTGTCCTCTCTCATTGCCATGCCTTTTCTGCCTCTGGCGGCCCGGCTTTTGGAGCGGATACGCTGA
- a CDS encoding IS701-like element ISDha16 family transposase, with protein sequence MSHSTILPKNEAMFNFFKSHRLPLYFSKPVLRHIQEFIVAATAKGYRGKIVDIAEWSSVHRTSIGHFLSHGVWDESYIQKIVKQESLQFVVAHSQKTEQPIFVIHDDTVCNKTKPSSQAQRPIEQADFHFSHLEGKSVWGHQVQATLVQCGDHSLIHDVHQYDKTKLSKIDDACELAKTMPIPPKSGYALVDSWYTCAKLINTYAARGYQLIGALKTNRILYPQGIRVRLDTFASYVNPKEVHLVTVNGSSYWVYRYEGALNDIENAVVLFCWPKDAFQVSKALHAFLCTDVSLETQTILAYYSKRWPIEIFFRQAKGNLGFNGYQVRSIRSIERFWALLSFTHLYCTMGLGKPLLFGEGLRKVRKEVKGQYIRWIYECSRNGVPLEDVLKRLKAA encoded by the coding sequence ATGTCTCATAGCACTATCTTACCAAAAAACGAAGCAATGTTCAATTTCTTTAAAAGCCATCGACTGCCCTTATATTTCTCAAAGCCTGTTTTACGACATATTCAAGAATTTATTGTAGCGGCCACGGCTAAAGGATATCGTGGTAAGATAGTCGACATCGCGGAGTGGAGTTCGGTTCATCGAACCTCTATTGGTCATTTCCTCTCTCATGGGGTATGGGATGAATCTTATATCCAGAAAATTGTTAAACAGGAATCTCTTCAATTTGTCGTAGCCCACTCCCAAAAGACGGAGCAGCCCATCTTTGTGATTCATGATGATACTGTTTGCAATAAGACGAAACCTTCGTCACAGGCACAACGTCCCATCGAGCAAGCAGATTTCCATTTTTCGCACTTAGAGGGTAAGAGTGTTTGGGGGCATCAGGTTCAAGCAACCCTTGTTCAATGCGGTGACCACTCGCTCATTCATGATGTTCATCAATACGATAAAACCAAGCTAAGCAAAATTGATGACGCTTGTGAATTGGCTAAAACCATGCCGATTCCCCCTAAGTCAGGCTATGCCTTGGTTGATTCTTGGTATACCTGCGCCAAGCTGATTAACACCTATGCTGCACGAGGATACCAGCTGATTGGAGCTCTTAAAACCAACCGCATTCTCTATCCCCAAGGGATTCGTGTTCGTCTCGATACCTTTGCCTCCTATGTGAACCCAAAGGAAGTTCACCTTGTGACCGTGAACGGTTCATCCTACTGGGTTTATCGCTATGAAGGGGCTCTAAACGATATTGAGAATGCCGTAGTGCTGTTTTGTTGGCCTAAAGATGCTTTTCAGGTGTCTAAAGCCTTGCATGCCTTTTTGTGCACCGATGTTTCATTAGAAACACAAACTATTTTGGCTTACTACAGTAAGAGATGGCCCATTGAGATCTTCTTTCGGCAAGCCAAGGGAAATCTTGGTTTTAACGGCTACCAAGTACGCTCAATCCGTTCCATCGAAAGATTCTGGGCTCTACTTTCTTTCACTCATTTGTACTGCACCATGGGTTTAGGGAAGCCGCTGCTCTTTGGTGAAGGATTGCGGAAAGTCCGAAAAGAGGTAAAAGGGCAATACATTCGATGGATTTATGAGTGTAGTAGAAATGGAGTGCCTTTGGAAGATGTTTTAAAACGTCTTAAAGCTGCATAG